A single Saccharolobus shibatae B12 DNA region contains:
- a CDS encoding penicillin acylase family protein, protein MIGILVTLLVILSIFTTSLSILNPFLGIWYSSGNVNTLNEIISIPGLSGNVNIYIDNNGIAHIYANNLHDLFLAEGYYEASQRLFEIELFGLLAMGNLSSWVGAKALSSDIAMHLIGIPQNAIMSAQYLKHNYPTIYSYLEAFSQGVNDYIDSLNYRDLPLEFKLLNVKPYYWSPEYSLAFGEYMAWSLTSGFNDELESALLYTYFNYTEINEINPYYPHFIDGNLTVIPGDGTVNGYNLTDQGISPQYLWSLNWYQSWATGINKDEFKDLVPLMKYAILNISDPFISFPKFASNSWVITSDFSTQGPILANDPHLPLFAPSVWIPLQLVAPTFNVTGWSLVGIPGVLIGHTPYTAWGLTTPEGSSSDAYLEIVNGSQYYYNGKWYQMNEYNYTLMGRTYTVYYTNNGPIVAKYKNYGISLYWSAWKEPILTVISILLLDNSTSFNDLINAAKYWVIPPQNLAIVSKHHAGIIVAGLYPLINETLPNGKSVLVVGARTPLNGTVTKYEPIGYIPFKYLPQTFDPIRGFAFAPNQPTVWINYPFPFIGGFWSSGGRAEDIYHYLMYQRSVNISDMMKLQSNVTDYWASLLTPLIIKAMVNNVNGSIQGTALNYLRNWNFTFYQNEVAPTIYTYVVAEMVNNSIVKILNNMGLDILNIASIPYIFPDYIYIAQYDPTSIWVNGNFTNLVRQSFVKAISLLEHNLGDNISQWYWGRVHFLEIYNPLGLKALSVGPIPIFGDPHTLAVGSTPYIPTIPLPYVTVGSSLRFIASPYSSQFYGIFPGGPSESLVSAFRENQLPLWLSFKYVSYSGYNYIIIAKITLEA, encoded by the coding sequence ATGATAGGTATACTGGTCACGCTATTAGTGATTCTTTCTATTTTTACGACATCTTTATCTATTTTAAATCCTTTTCTCGGGATTTGGTACTCTTCTGGTAACGTAAATACGCTAAACGAAATCATTTCCATCCCTGGCTTAAGTGGTAACGTAAATATATACATAGATAACAATGGAATAGCTCACATTTACGCAAACAATCTTCATGATCTCTTTCTCGCTGAAGGTTATTACGAAGCTAGTCAAAGATTATTTGAAATAGAATTATTTGGCCTTTTAGCTATGGGAAATTTAAGCTCTTGGGTTGGTGCTAAAGCGTTATCCTCGGATATTGCGATGCATTTAATAGGAATACCACAGAACGCAATAATGAGTGCTCAATACTTAAAGCACAACTATCCAACAATTTACTCATATCTAGAAGCCTTCTCTCAAGGTGTTAATGACTATATAGATAGTTTAAACTATAGAGATTTGCCCCTGGAGTTCAAGTTGTTAAATGTTAAACCTTATTATTGGTCACCAGAATACTCGCTAGCTTTTGGGGAATACATGGCTTGGAGTTTGACTTCAGGGTTTAATGATGAACTTGAATCGGCACTACTTTACACTTACTTCAACTATACAGAAATCAATGAAATTAATCCATATTATCCTCATTTCATAGATGGGAATCTTACTGTTATTCCTGGTGACGGTACAGTTAACGGTTATAATTTAACCGATCAAGGGATTTCGCCTCAGTATTTATGGTCGCTAAACTGGTATCAATCATGGGCTACTGGTATAAATAAAGATGAGTTTAAAGATCTAGTACCATTAATGAAGTATGCCATACTGAACATTTCAGATCCTTTTATCTCGTTTCCGAAATTTGCAAGCAACTCATGGGTTATAACTTCTGACTTTTCCACTCAAGGTCCTATACTGGCTAACGATCCACATTTACCTTTATTCGCTCCATCAGTCTGGATTCCATTACAACTTGTAGCCCCCACATTTAACGTAACCGGTTGGTCATTAGTTGGTATACCAGGGGTGCTAATAGGACATACCCCCTACACTGCATGGGGATTAACGACACCCGAAGGGAGTTCTTCAGACGCTTATCTGGAAATAGTGAATGGAAGTCAATATTATTATAATGGTAAATGGTATCAAATGAATGAGTATAATTACACATTAATGGGCAGAACGTATACCGTTTACTATACTAATAATGGACCAATAGTAGCTAAGTATAAGAACTATGGAATAAGTCTGTATTGGTCTGCGTGGAAAGAGCCAATTCTTACAGTCATTTCCATACTTCTTTTAGACAATTCAACGTCTTTTAATGATTTAATAAATGCAGCAAAGTATTGGGTAATTCCTCCACAGAACTTGGCAATTGTAAGTAAGCATCATGCAGGAATAATTGTAGCAGGACTGTATCCACTTATAAATGAGACTTTACCTAATGGTAAAAGCGTATTGGTAGTGGGTGCAAGAACACCATTAAACGGTACTGTTACGAAGTACGAACCAATTGGTTATATACCCTTCAAATACTTGCCGCAAACATTTGATCCTATAAGAGGGTTTGCCTTTGCACCTAATCAACCCACTGTTTGGATAAATTACCCATTTCCATTTATTGGTGGATTCTGGAGCTCCGGTGGTAGAGCTGAAGATATCTATCATTATTTAATGTATCAGCGAAGTGTTAATATTAGTGATATGATGAAATTACAATCCAACGTCACCGATTATTGGGCATCGCTACTTACTCCCCTTATAATAAAGGCTATGGTCAATAACGTTAACGGCAGTATTCAAGGAACTGCATTAAACTATCTACGTAATTGGAACTTCACATTTTACCAAAACGAGGTAGCGCCTACAATATATACTTATGTTGTTGCCGAAATGGTGAATAATAGCATTGTGAAAATACTTAATAATATGGGTTTAGACATATTGAATATAGCTAGCATACCTTATATTTTCCCTGATTACATATATATTGCACAATACGATCCCACATCCATTTGGGTTAATGGGAACTTCACTAACTTAGTTAGGCAATCGTTTGTTAAAGCGATCTCGTTATTAGAACATAATTTAGGAGATAATATAAGTCAATGGTACTGGGGAAGAGTACATTTCTTAGAAATTTACAACCCATTGGGATTAAAGGCACTTTCCGTTGGACCTATTCCAATATTTGGAGATCCTCATACGCTTGCAGTTGGATCAACTCCTTATATTCCCACAATTCCTTTACCTTATGTAACAGTAGGTTCATCGCTTAGGTTTATAGCTTCACCGTACTCTTCACAATTCTATGGAATATTCCCAGGTGGTCCTTCAGAGAGTCTAGTTAGTGCGTTTAGAGAGAATCAATTACCCCTATGGTTATCCTTCAAATATGTTTCCTATTCAGGATATAATTACATCATAATAGCAAAAATAACATTAGAGGCGTGA